A region of Nymphaea colorata isolate Beijing-Zhang1983 unplaced genomic scaffold, ASM883128v2 scaffold0305, whole genome shotgun sequence DNA encodes the following proteins:
- the LOC116244776 gene encoding uncharacterized protein LOC116244776, translating into MPIIDIVISGSAKMTSVFNPTLFKGKLALISGGATGICYEIAKQFLIHGASVYIISRKIENINKAVKSLAEETGNKTFGEARAMTVLMIDTVGTFLLSKYTAELSMKKSGVILNISANLHYSGTALQAHSGTAKAGVDALTKHMAVEFGPRDIRVIGICPGPIQGTEGIDRLNPKDVKTEQLLPLQRLGTKLDVANACLFSASSAASYVTGSIIMVDGGSTLTQPNFAFSSK; encoded by the exons ATGCCGATTATTGATATTGTTATATCTGGAAGTGCTAAGATGACGTCAGTCTTCAATCCcaccctcttcaaaggcaaatTGGCCCTCATCAGTGGAGGCGCTACTGGTATTTGCTATGAAATCGCTAAACAGTTCCTCATCCATGGAGCCTCTGTCTACATCATCAGTCGTAAGATTGAGAACATTAACAAGGCCGTCAAGAGCTTAGCTGAGGAAACAGGGAATAAAACATTTGGGGAAGCTCGTGCGAT GACCGTCCTCATGATCGACACCGTCGGCACCTTCCTCCTCTCCAAGTACACCGCCGAGCTCAGCATGAAGAAAAGTGGAGTAATCCTGAACATATCTGCCAACCTACATTATAGTGGCACTGCCCTCCAGGCGCACTCAGGAACTGCAAAGGCTGGAGTGGATGCACTTACCAAGCACATGGCTGTTGAGTTCGGACCAAGAGATATCAGGGTTATCGGTATTTGTCCAGGACCCATCCAAGGTACTGAGGGAATCGACAGGCTGAACCCTAAGGATGTGAAAACTGAGCAACTCCTGCCCCTGCAGCGACTGGGAACCAAACTGGACGTCGCCAATGCCTGCCTTTTCTCGGCCTCCTCTGCTGCCAGCTACGTAACGGGATCAATCATAATGGTCGACGGAGGAAGCACCCTTACTCAGCCTAACTTCGCATTTTCGAGCAAATAA